In Arthrobacter burdickii, one DNA window encodes the following:
- a CDS encoding spermidine synthase, whose protein sequence is MARAAGPRPEIGEFPIDTGTCELEPDPYNPNGWVLRINGVPSSHIDLADPLQLDFEYMRWIASLVDSRWAASDRLRALHLGGGACSLARRFAASHPQARQVVVELDGRLADLVREWFDLPRAPLVRIRVGEARAVTESLSEGSRDLIIRDVFAGAVTPVPLTTREFTRAAKRVLGADGVYVVNCGDSPNLAMAKREAATIGAEFAYTAIIADPAMLKGRRYGNVIIAGSDAPLGEDPGLARELLGGGVPAQIWQDARVRAFAAGAQVLED, encoded by the coding sequence ATGGCGAGGGCCGCGGGCCCGCGGCCCGAGATCGGGGAGTTCCCCATCGACACCGGGACGTGCGAACTCGAACCCGATCCGTACAACCCGAACGGCTGGGTGCTGCGCATCAACGGCGTCCCCAGTTCGCACATCGACCTGGCCGATCCGCTGCAGCTCGACTTCGAATACATGCGGTGGATAGCCTCGCTCGTCGATTCCCGGTGGGCGGCGTCGGACCGGCTCCGCGCGCTCCACCTCGGGGGAGGAGCATGCTCACTCGCCCGCCGCTTCGCCGCTTCCCACCCGCAGGCACGACAGGTCGTCGTCGAACTCGACGGGCGGCTGGCCGACCTGGTGCGGGAGTGGTTCGACCTCCCGCGGGCACCGCTCGTGCGCATCCGCGTCGGCGAGGCGCGCGCCGTGACGGAGTCTCTGAGCGAGGGCAGCCGCGACCTCATCATCCGTGACGTCTTCGCCGGAGCCGTGACGCCCGTCCCGCTCACTACCCGGGAGTTCACGCGTGCCGCCAAGCGCGTGCTCGGGGCCGACGGTGTCTACGTGGTCAACTGCGGCGACAGCCCCAACCTGGCGATGGCCAAGCGGGAAGCCGCGACCATCGGTGCGGAGTTCGCCTATACCGCGATCATCGCCGATCCGGCGATGCTCAAGGGCAGACGCTACGGCAACGTGATCATCGCCGGCAGTGACGCCCCCCTCGGTGAGGACCCGGGGCTGGCCCGCGAACTGCTGGGCGGGGGAGTGCCTGCGCAGATCTGGCAGGACGCGAGGGTGCGGGCGTTCGCCGCGGGCGCGCAGGTCCTCGAGGACTGA
- a CDS encoding LysR family transcriptional regulator, which translates to MVAPNAQDLLVLRAVAQSGRFTTAADSLGLNHTTVSRRIAALEKALGGHVLSRSAGGWELTDLGRRAADAAAGVAAAVAELAGDDAGALTGVVRMSATDGFSAFVAAPAFARLRSANPRLSIEIVAATRRASQTRTGLDFEVVVGEPQVHRAEATRLGAYVLGLYASRDYLGAHGSPSDLAEVVTHPLVYFIDSMLQVDSLDAPRRLLPSMRDALSSTNVFVHVEATRAGAGLGLLPCFMADRHPDLVRLLPGLVAEQLDYWLVVRPDSLRQPAVAAVVEALREGTRSLEPQLLGRSAPTGAPHP; encoded by the coding sequence ATGGTTGCCCCCAATGCCCAGGATCTCCTCGTCCTGCGGGCCGTCGCCCAGAGCGGGCGGTTCACCACCGCGGCCGATTCCCTGGGCCTGAACCATACGACCGTCTCCCGCAGGATCGCGGCCCTCGAGAAGGCCCTGGGAGGCCATGTCCTCTCCCGCAGCGCGGGCGGGTGGGAACTGACGGACCTGGGCCGGCGCGCTGCCGATGCGGCGGCGGGCGTGGCTGCGGCCGTCGCCGAACTGGCCGGCGACGACGCCGGGGCGCTGACCGGCGTCGTGCGGATGAGTGCCACGGACGGTTTCAGTGCCTTCGTCGCCGCCCCGGCCTTCGCACGCCTGCGGTCCGCCAATCCGCGGCTCAGCATCGAGATCGTCGCCGCCACGCGGAGGGCCTCGCAGACGCGCACGGGACTCGACTTCGAGGTGGTGGTCGGGGAACCGCAGGTGCACCGTGCCGAGGCGACGCGGCTGGGCGCCTACGTGCTCGGCCTCTACGCGTCGCGGGACTACCTCGGGGCGCATGGTTCGCCGTCCGACCTGGCCGAGGTGGTCACCCATCCGCTCGTCTATTTCATCGACTCGATGCTGCAGGTCGACAGCCTGGACGCGCCACGGCGCCTGCTGCCCTCCATGCGTGATGCCCTGAGCTCCACGAACGTGTTCGTGCACGTCGAGGCCACGCGGGCCGGCGCGGGGCTCGGCCTCCTCCCGTGCTTCATGGCGGACCGCCATCCGGACCTCGTGCGCCTCCTCCCGGGCCTGGTCGCGGAGCAGCTGGACTACTGGCTCGTGGTCCGGCCCGACTCGCTGCGCCAACCCGCTGTCGCCGCCGTCGTGGAGGCGCTGCGGGAGGGGACGCGGTCACTGGAACCGCAGCTCCTGGGCCGGTCCGCTCCCACCGGAGCGCCGCACCCCTGA
- a CDS encoding thiamine-binding protein: protein MLVAFSVAPSGSSDLSRDNPDGSVHDAVAAAVAIVRESGLPNSTDSMFTTIEGEWDEVMAVIKNATEAVGRYGSRVSLVLKADIRPGRTGELTGKVQRLEAALADQQQFEGHS, encoded by the coding sequence ATGCTCGTAGCCTTCAGCGTCGCCCCGTCCGGATCCTCCGACCTCTCCCGCGACAACCCTGACGGGTCGGTGCACGACGCCGTCGCCGCCGCGGTCGCCATCGTGCGTGAGTCCGGCCTGCCGAACTCCACCGACTCCATGTTCACCACCATCGAGGGGGAGTGGGACGAGGTGATGGCCGTGATCAAGAACGCCACCGAGGCCGTGGGCCGCTACGGCAGCCGCGTCTCCCTCGTGCTCAAGGCCGACATCCGGCCCGGGCGGACCGGCGAGCTGACCGGCAAGGTGCAGCGGCTCGAGGCGGCGCTCGCGGATCAGCAGCAGTTCGAGGGCCATTCCTGA
- a CDS encoding GNAT family N-acetyltransferase, producing MTQPLLTLPYLIRPATVDDAEAYARTHVAGLHETYEHIMPREYHEFYDAELPGMIERQRAAFEEAQRTPGSARSWLVFHEDGEPVAVATSGPGRDEDRPDFELHHIYTLRSTHGTGLGQRLLDIAIGRQGAYLWILNGNPRAERFYVRNGFAPDGTSLLCGPTWHYKPMFRMHRPDQPAPTRG from the coding sequence GTGACACAGCCCCTGCTGACGCTGCCCTACCTGATCCGGCCGGCCACCGTCGACGACGCTGAGGCGTACGCGCGCACGCACGTCGCCGGGCTCCACGAGACGTACGAGCACATCATGCCGCGGGAGTACCACGAGTTCTACGACGCCGAGCTGCCGGGGATGATCGAGCGGCAGCGCGCGGCGTTCGAGGAAGCGCAACGGACCCCCGGCAGCGCGCGGAGCTGGCTGGTGTTCCACGAGGACGGCGAACCGGTGGCGGTCGCGACATCGGGACCGGGACGCGACGAGGACCGGCCGGACTTCGAACTGCACCACATCTACACGCTGAGGTCGACGCACGGCACGGGCCTGGGGCAGCGACTGCTCGACATCGCCATCGGCAGGCAGGGTGCCTACCTCTGGATTCTCAACGGCAACCCGCGGGCCGAGCGGTTCTACGTCCGGAACGGCTTCGCGCCGGACGGCACCTCCCTGCTCTGCGGACCGACCTGGCACTACAAGCCCATGTTCCGTATGCACCGGCCCGACCAGCCGGCTCCCACACGCGGCTAG
- a CDS encoding 3-hydroxybutyrate dehydrogenase, with protein MSLDEAAAGRPGPAAHNRSESLQQQAGSLAGRRAVITGGASGIGAACARALAARGAAVVVADRDGQGASALAKELEGESWAVDLLDTPALEDLTLDADILVNNAGIQTVSPIQDFRPEDFRRIQKLMVEVPFLLIRAALPGMYARGFGRIINISSVHGLRASPFKSAYVTAKHALEGLSKVTALEGGEHGVTSNCVNPGYVRTPLVENQLADQARLHGISEDEVLSKIMLTESAIKRLVEPEEVASLVAWLADDDAGMVTGSSYVMDGGWSAR; from the coding sequence ATGAGCCTCGATGAAGCGGCTGCGGGGCGCCCCGGTCCTGCAGCGCACAACCGTTCCGAGTCCCTCCAGCAGCAGGCGGGCAGCCTTGCCGGCCGGCGGGCGGTGATCACCGGAGGGGCGAGCGGCATCGGCGCGGCCTGCGCGCGGGCCCTCGCCGCTCGCGGGGCCGCTGTGGTCGTCGCCGACCGCGATGGACAGGGCGCTTCGGCCCTCGCGAAGGAGCTCGAGGGGGAGTCCTGGGCGGTCGACCTGCTCGATACGCCAGCCCTCGAGGACCTCACGCTCGACGCGGACATCCTCGTGAACAACGCCGGCATCCAGACGGTCAGTCCCATCCAGGACTTCCGCCCGGAGGACTTCCGCCGGATCCAGAAGCTCATGGTGGAGGTGCCGTTCCTGCTGATCCGCGCCGCGCTGCCGGGGATGTACGCGCGGGGCTTCGGGCGGATCATCAACATCTCCTCCGTCCACGGCCTGCGTGCCTCGCCCTTCAAGTCGGCCTACGTCACTGCGAAGCACGCACTCGAAGGGCTCTCGAAGGTCACCGCCCTCGAAGGCGGGGAGCACGGCGTCACGAGCAACTGCGTGAACCCGGGCTACGTGCGCACGCCCCTGGTCGAGAACCAGCTCGCGGACCAGGCGCGCCTGCACGGCATCAGCGAGGACGAGGTGCTGTCGAAGATTATGCTCACCGAATCCGCCATCAAGCGCCTCGTGGAGCCCGAGGAGGTCGCCTCCCTGGTCGCATGGCTCGCGGACGACGACGCCGGCATGGTCACGGGTTCGTCCTACGTCATGGACGGCGGCTGGTCGGCCCGCTGA
- a CDS encoding NCS2 family permease, whose amino-acid sequence MLKTGSALDRYFDITQRGSTFSREIRGGLATFFAMSYIVVLNPLILAGADSSGAELGFERVAAVTALVAGILTIVMGAWAKYPFALATGLGVNAFVAITVATNPGLTWPDIMGLVMLAGLTMLVLVLTGFRTAVFNAVPESLKTAIVVGIGLFIALIGLVNAGFVRRVPDVANTTVPVGLGFGGVLIGWPTLVFVFGLILTIALVVRKVRGAILIGVLAATVLAVVIEAVINVGPSVAPGQEPNPAGWSLVVPELPTGSWVGVPDLSLIGNVSPFGAFGHLGGTAAVLLTFTILLSIFFDAMGTMVGLANEAKLVDAKGNIPGVNRVLVVDALGAVAGGAGSVSSNQIYVESGAGIGEGARTGLANVVTGLLFLLAMFFTPLISLVPFEAVAPALVVVGFMMVSQVGRIDFEDWGVALPAFLTFTLMPFTYSIANGLGAGFIAFVLIRAIQGRAREVHPLMWAVAAAFVVFFGIGPIEELLGI is encoded by the coding sequence ATGCTCAAAACTGGTTCCGCGCTGGATCGCTACTTCGACATCACGCAGCGGGGGTCGACGTTCTCCCGTGAGATCCGCGGCGGCCTCGCCACCTTCTTCGCCATGAGTTACATCGTGGTGCTCAACCCGCTCATCCTCGCCGGCGCCGATTCCTCGGGCGCCGAACTCGGCTTCGAACGGGTCGCCGCCGTGACCGCGCTGGTGGCCGGCATCCTGACCATCGTCATGGGCGCGTGGGCCAAGTACCCGTTCGCGCTCGCCACGGGACTCGGCGTCAACGCCTTCGTGGCCATCACGGTCGCAACCAACCCCGGCCTGACCTGGCCGGACATCATGGGCCTCGTCATGCTCGCCGGCCTCACCATGCTCGTCCTGGTGCTGACCGGGTTCCGGACGGCGGTCTTCAACGCCGTCCCCGAGAGCCTGAAAACGGCGATCGTCGTAGGCATCGGTCTGTTCATCGCCCTGATCGGCCTGGTCAACGCGGGCTTCGTCCGCCGCGTGCCCGACGTCGCCAACACCACCGTCCCCGTCGGCCTCGGGTTCGGTGGGGTCCTCATCGGCTGGCCGACCCTGGTCTTCGTCTTCGGCCTCATCCTGACCATCGCACTCGTGGTCCGGAAGGTGCGCGGAGCGATCCTCATCGGCGTCCTGGCCGCGACGGTACTCGCCGTCGTCATCGAAGCCGTCATCAACGTCGGCCCGAGCGTCGCGCCGGGCCAGGAGCCCAACCCCGCGGGCTGGTCCCTCGTGGTTCCCGAGCTGCCCACCGGTTCGTGGGTCGGCGTCCCGGACCTGAGCCTCATCGGCAACGTGAGCCCGTTCGGCGCCTTCGGCCACCTCGGCGGAACCGCCGCGGTCCTGCTGACCTTCACGATCCTCCTCAGCATCTTCTTCGACGCGATGGGCACGATGGTCGGCCTCGCCAACGAGGCGAAGCTCGTCGACGCCAAGGGGAACATCCCGGGCGTCAACCGGGTCCTCGTGGTCGATGCCCTGGGCGCGGTCGCCGGCGGTGCCGGTTCGGTGTCGTCCAACCAGATCTACGTCGAATCCGGCGCCGGCATCGGAGAGGGCGCCCGGACGGGCCTCGCGAACGTGGTCACCGGCCTGCTGTTCCTCCTCGCGATGTTCTTCACCCCGCTCATCAGCCTCGTGCCGTTCGAGGCCGTGGCGCCCGCCCTCGTGGTCGTCGGTTTCATGATGGTGTCGCAGGTCGGCCGCATCGACTTCGAGGACTGGGGCGTCGCCCTGCCGGCCTTCCTCACCTTCACGCTCATGCCATTCACCTACTCGATCGCGAACGGCCTCGGTGCCGGCTTCATCGCCTTCGTGCTGATCCGCGCCATCCAGGGCCGTGCGCGCGAGGTGCACCCGCTGATGTGGGCCGTGGCCGCGGCCTTCGTGGTCTTCTTCGGCATCGGACCCATCGAGGAACTCCTCGGCATCTGA
- a CDS encoding cation:proton antiporter → MELGLLGIIGIAVLVAVAVLSKRVGVAAPLILVVVGIVLSFVPGVPSFRIPDEWILTGVLPPLLYAAAIKTPVTDFRRNLTPIASLSVSLVVVSALATGLLLHALLPGLGLAAAIALGAVISPPDAVAATSIGRRLGLPPRLLTVLEGEGLVNDATALVLLRSAIAASAGALTGFGSAVGDFAFAVTVAAVVGYAVGVVTVFVRSKLDDPVLDTALSLAVPFIAFLPAEELGASGVLAVVVAGIYTGHRSASHFDARARISENVNWRTVQFLLENGVFLLIGLEIRGLLQDIDESLLTVQQTVVIGLFATLALIVLRFLWVFPLVLLMRRLPSRAERRTLQLRRGLGRLKKQRILDARQERRKRALTRMYQRRQADLELERREGFGWKGATVLGWSGMRGVVTLAAAQSLPSSFAYREQLVLIAFTVAVTTLLVQGSTLPALIRVLRIEGIDVDADREEAATLFDELRTEGLRVLEDPQAVVGEDVQVDDDVLDRVRTDTGMRSEFEWEKARLPEQKLVRSPHRQYRDLRLAVLAAEREALLAARSRGTYSSRVLAKAQRILDVEETRLRPRGGSS, encoded by the coding sequence GTGGAACTGGGACTGCTGGGCATCATCGGAATCGCTGTCCTCGTGGCGGTCGCCGTCCTGTCGAAGCGCGTGGGCGTCGCGGCCCCGCTCATCCTCGTCGTCGTCGGCATCGTCCTCTCCTTCGTCCCGGGGGTGCCGAGCTTCCGCATCCCGGACGAGTGGATCCTGACCGGCGTCCTGCCGCCCCTGCTCTACGCTGCGGCGATCAAGACGCCCGTCACGGACTTCCGCCGCAACCTCACGCCGATCGCGAGCCTGTCCGTGTCGCTCGTCGTCGTCTCGGCCCTCGCCACGGGGCTGCTCCTCCACGCCCTGCTGCCAGGCCTCGGCCTCGCTGCGGCGATCGCCCTCGGCGCCGTCATCAGCCCGCCCGACGCCGTCGCCGCCACGTCGATCGGGCGGCGGCTCGGACTGCCGCCCCGCCTGCTGACCGTGCTGGAGGGCGAGGGGCTGGTCAATGACGCCACGGCGCTCGTCCTCCTGCGCAGCGCCATCGCCGCCTCGGCTGGAGCCCTGACCGGCTTCGGTTCCGCGGTGGGAGACTTCGCCTTCGCCGTCACCGTGGCAGCCGTGGTGGGCTATGCCGTCGGGGTGGTGACGGTGTTCGTCCGCTCGAAGCTCGACGACCCCGTCCTGGACACCGCGCTGTCCCTCGCCGTGCCGTTCATCGCGTTCCTCCCCGCCGAGGAGCTCGGCGCCTCGGGCGTGCTGGCCGTGGTGGTGGCCGGGATCTACACGGGCCATCGCAGCGCGAGCCACTTCGACGCACGCGCACGCATCAGCGAGAACGTGAACTGGCGGACCGTCCAGTTCCTGCTGGAGAACGGCGTGTTCCTGCTGATCGGCCTGGAGATCCGGGGCCTGCTGCAGGACATCGACGAGTCCCTGCTGACGGTGCAGCAGACGGTGGTGATCGGCCTCTTCGCGACCCTCGCCCTGATCGTCCTGCGGTTCCTCTGGGTGTTCCCCCTCGTGCTGCTGATGCGGCGGCTGCCGAGCAGGGCGGAGCGCCGGACGCTGCAGCTGCGCCGCGGCCTCGGCCGGCTGAAGAAGCAGCGGATCCTCGATGCGCGGCAGGAGCGCCGCAAACGGGCCCTGACGAGGATGTACCAGCGCCGCCAGGCGGACCTCGAACTCGAACGGCGCGAAGGGTTCGGCTGGAAGGGTGCCACGGTGCTCGGCTGGTCGGGCATGCGCGGGGTGGTGACGCTCGCCGCGGCGCAATCCCTGCCGTCGTCGTTCGCGTACCGGGAGCAGCTCGTGCTGATCGCCTTCACCGTCGCCGTCACCACGCTGCTGGTGCAGGGCAGCACGCTGCCGGCGCTCATCCGGGTGCTCAGGATCGAGGGCATCGACGTCGACGCCGACCGGGAGGAGGCGGCCACGCTGTTCGACGAGCTGCGCACCGAGGGGCTGCGCGTGCTGGAGGATCCGCAGGCCGTCGTGGGGGAGGACGTCCAGGTGGACGACGACGTGCTGGACCGCGTGCGGACGGACACGGGCATGCGCAGCGAGTTCGAGTGGGAGAAGGCCCGGCTGCCGGAGCAGAAGCTCGTGCGCTCGCCGCACCGCCAGTACCGGGATCTCCGGCTCGCCGTGCTCGCGGCAGAGCGTGAGGCACTGCTTGCAGCACGGTCGCGCGGGACCTACTCCTCACGGGTGCTGGCGAAGGCGCAGCGCATCCTGGACGTCGAGGAGACACGGCTCCGACCCCGGGGCGGTTCGTCCTAG